One Streptomyces sp. CG4 genomic window, GGATCTTGGCGTGACCACAACAGTCACACAAAGGGTGCACAGGAAAAATGGGTGGGTGTTTACCTCACGGCACACATCAACCCGAACTTCCGTTCGCCGCGGGCGTTCAGGAGGGCCGGCCGCTGATCACCGGAGGATCCGGTGCGGCGGGGCCGCCTGGGGAACCGGCGCTCGCGGTGTGACTGTGGCCGCCGCGCTCGCCGGCCGGCACGGTCACTCGCTGACCTGCCGGGAGCGGCGCAGGAGAGGCAGAGCGGCAGCCAGGGCGAGGGCGGCCGCGCCGGACGCCAGAAGCGGGACGTGCCCGTCGGCGCCCCAGGCGAGTCCGGCCCACAGGCCGGCGAGGAGGATCGCGGCGCCGGTGGCGCCCTGGTAGAGGCCCTGGGCGGTGCCCTGTTGGCGGTCGGGGACGAGGGTGGAGATCCAGGCTTTGCCCACTCCGTCGGTGCAGGCGGCGAATCCGCCGTACAGGGGCAGGACGACGAAGACCAGCCAAGGCGCATGTGCATGGATGAGGCCGAGGCCGAGGTAGCCGACGGCGAAGAAGGCGAGGCCCGTTGCGAACACGAGGGGGCGGGACAGTCGGTCGGACAGGGCTCCGGCGGGGTAGGACAGGGCGGCGTAGGCGAGGTTGTAGACCGCGTAGGCCGCGACGACCCCGGCCGTGGACAGGCCCAGCTCGTGGGCGCACAGAAGGAGCAGCGCGTCGGGGAAGTTGATCAGGTTGAAGGCGGTCAGCGCGGCCAGGACGCGCCAGTACGGGCGGGGCAGGGATCGCCACGGAGTTCGTACGGCCTTCGCCTCATCGACGCCGCCCCGGGCGGGGTCGCGGACAGCCGCGACCAAGGCGACCGAGGCGACGGCCGGGATCACCGCGACCCAGAACAGCGGCCGCAGACGGTGGTCGAGGCCCTCGTACAGCGCGAGACCCGTCAGCGGGCCGACCACGGCTCCGGCGGTGTCGGCCGCCCGGTGCAGCCCGAACACCCTGCCGCGCTGCCCGTTCGGAACGCCGTCGACGAGGAGGGCGTCGCGCGGTGCGCCCCGCATGCCCTTGCCGAGCCGGTCGACCACGCGTGCCACCAGCACCAGGGGCCACACCGTGGCGAGGGCGACGAGCAGCTTGCCGACCGCGGCCAGACCGTATCCGGTGGCGATGAGCGGGCGGCGGGCGAACCGGTCGGCCAGACGTCCTGCGGCGACCTTGGTGAGGGACGCCGCCCCTTCAGCCAGCCCCTCGATGGCACCGACCACGGCGGGCGGCGCGCCGAGCGTCACCGTCAGGAAGATCGGCAGGATCGGGTAGAGGAGTTCGCTGGCGGCATCCTGGAGGAAGGACACCCCGCACAGCACTTTGACGTTGCGGGTCAGCCAGGACGGGCCTTGCGGTGTCCGCGTGGTCGGCGCGGTCACGGGCGGGTCTCCGGCCGTCGGCAGCCCCCGCAGGACGCCCGGTGCTCGCACCTCACGGCGCCGCCGCCGCACCGTGCGCGCGAACCGGAAGAGGCGACAGGGGAGCAGAACGACGGCCGGCACCGCGAACGTGCGCGGCGCCGGGCCGCCTGAGGCGTCCTGCCGGCGGCGCGGGCAGGCAAGCACGGGTCGTCGTCGATGACTGCCATGGCGGTTTCGCCACATGGCGCGCAGCCCGTGTGGCGAAACCCAGACATCGTGGGTGGTGAGGTCAGCGGACGTTGACCGTGAACACGGGGGACACCGCACCACCGCCGACCACGCGGAATTGCTTCTTGCCCTTGAAGCTCAGCTTGTCCCGCATTGCGTACGACGTTGCGTATGAGCCGTCCTGGGCGACGGTGGTGGCGTTCGGCAAGCTGACCCACTTGGCGCCCTGCTTGTTCTGGAGCGTCACCTTGGTGGCGGGCTTCAGGCCGGTCGACTTGCCAGTGATCATGAACGCCTCCCTTTCCTGGACGCTGCTGACGCTGGGCTTGGCGGTCAGTGTCGCCTTTGGCGTTACGGCACTGGCCGTCTGCGTGGTGGCCAGGGGGGCTCCGACTGCGGCGGTGGCACCCCCCGTCAGGAGAATGACGCCGAGAGTGCTTGCAGCGGCAAGACGGTACGCGCGGTTCATCGTGATTTCCCATCCAGTGCTTGGCGTTGAGGTGTTTCCTCGACGACAACAACGCCGGGCACGGCCGGTCAGTAGCTGAGCCGTACGAATGGTTCCCACACAATGCCGCCGGCGGCGGCCTGTCCTGAGGCGGAGGCCTGGGCGACGGTGCGCCCGCCGTCCATGCGTGGGCATGGAGTCCCGCACCGGCCAACGCCACCCCTTCCCAGCAACCCGAACCACAGATGCCGTCGGACGCCTCGGCTCCGATGACTCCCGCGACCCTCCGGAGTCGCCCAGAGTTTGTGAGCGGACGGTGCGGCATCAGCCTCGGCCGAAGCGCGGGCAGCGAAGCCGACTCCGGGAGGTTCTCGGTGGGGCCTTCACGATTCCGGAGAGCGCCGGAAGGCCAGGACCGTGTTGTGGCCGCCGAAGCCGAAGGCGTGGCTGACGGCGGCGTCCACCCGCTGCTCGCGGGCGGTCTTCGTCACCAGGTCCAGGGGCGGGATGTCGGGGTCGACGGCGTCCAGGTTGGCCGTCGGGGGGATCAGCTGGTGCTGGAGGGTCAGGACGGTGAGGGCCGCTTCGATGGCTCCGCTGGCGCCGAAGGTGTGGCCCAGGGCGCCCTTGGGGGAGGTCACGGCGGGGGCGTGGGGGAAGACACGGGCGATCAGAAGGCCCTCGATGGCGTCGCCGCGAAGGGTGGCGGTGCCGTGGGCGTTGATGTGGTCGATGTCGTGGGGCGCGAGACCCCCCTCCTGCAGGGCGGTGGTCAACGCCGCCTCGGCAACGCGGTGTTCGGGGTGCGGGGCCGTGACGTGGAGGGCGTCGCAGGTAGAGGCGCAGCCGGCCAGGGTCGCGCGCGGGGTGGCACCACGGCGCAGGGCATCGGCCGTGCGCTCCAGGACCAGTACCGCGGCGCCTTCGCCGAGGACGAAGCCGTCGCGGCCGGCGTCGAACGGGCGTGAGGCCGCGGCCGGGTCGTCGCGGCGGCGGGAGAGGGCACCCATACGGTGGAAGGCGGAGGCGAGCAGGGGGGTGGTGGCGGAGTCCGTACCGCCTGTGATCGCCACGTCACAGGCGCCGGAGGCGAGCAGGTCCCGGCCCAGGGCGATCGCGTGGGCGCCAGAGGCACAGGCGGAGGAGACGCCCAGGCTGGCGCCCCGTGCCTCCAGGGCCATGGACACCTCGGCGGCGGGCATGTTGAAGAGCACTTTCGGGACGAGGGTGGGCGGGACCGTGTCAGGGCCTTCCCGGAGCAGGTCGTGGTGGGCGTCCTCGCCGGAGCGACGGCCGCTCCAGCAGGTGCCGATGATCACGGCCACCCGGGTGCCGTCCCAGGTCGTGGGGTCCAGGTCCGCGTCGCGTACGGCCTCGCGGGCGGCAGCGACGGCGAGTTGGGTGCAGCGGTCCGTCCGCCAGAGTGCACGGTCGCCGAGGTGTGTCTCGGGGCGGAAGTCCGGTACGCGGCAGGAGAAGTCGACGGGCAGGCCGGCGAGGGCCGGATCGGGTGCGGCCGTCGAGGTTCCGGCGAGGACGCCCCGCCAGGTGGCCTCCGCGGCGGTTCCGGCGGGGGTGAGCATGCCGAGGCCGGTCACGGAGACGGCGGCGCGGGTCATCGGCATCCGGTCCTCGCCTCGGCCAGGGCGAGCAGTTCCCCGAGCGTGTTCCAGGTGGTCACCTCGTCCTCGCCGATCCGGATGCCCAGGTCCCGGTTGACGGTGTAGATCAGCTCGACGACGTCCAGCGACTCAAGGCCCAGCTCGGCCAACGGCTGTTCCGGCCGGAGCGCTTGGGGGAGCACTTCGAACTTGCCCGTGAGGGCGGCCGTCACGGTCTCCCGTGCGGAGGCTGTCGAGGTCATGGTGTTCCTCCCATTGTCCTTGGGCTGCGGTCGAATGTGTGGTCGCCGGTCTTCGCCACGCAGTGGAGCACGCCCCGCAGCCGGTCGAAGAAGTCGGCGATGCCGGTTTCCGCGGACTCGGTTCCGGGATACCGTGCGGTCAGCCACAGGCCGTCGTGGGTGCGGTGGACCCAGATGTTCACCTTGCTGCCGCGGGTTCTCATCCGGACCACGGTCCGGGCGTTCCACTCGGGCCATTGCCGCACGCCCGGGATCACGCGAGTGTCGATGAAGGAGACGAACGGGAACACCTCGGGCATCCGGCGCTCCAGTTCCTCGCTGATCCCGAGGATCTCGGCGATCCTCACGATCGGTACGCGGCCGGAGCGCAGGGCCGTCCCCAGGGAGTGGTGCGCGCCGGGTACCAGTTCACGGAAGCTGCCCGCCGTGCCGAGGCTGATCTCGACCGGGGCGAGCCCGACGTACCACCCCATCGAGTGCAGCAGCTCCGGCCGGGAGCGGGTGTGCACCGGCATCACCGTCCGGTAGACGGGCTCGCCCGTGATGTCGTACGAGACAGCGGCCAGGCCCGCGAACAGACCGGCGAGGAAACCGCCGTGCGCCAAGTGGCAGACCTCCTCGACCGCGTCGGCCTCGGCGGCGTCCAGCAGCCGTACGTCCAACTTGGCATGCGTCAGCAGTTCACCGTCGGCGACACCGAGGTCGAGCGGGAAGCGGAACAGCCGGTCTCCGCCACCTTCCAGGAATCGGCTCCAGTGCCCCACGGCCGGATGGCCGGCGCCGATCCGCCGGGCAGCGGCACGCTCGTCCAGGCCGAAGTCCACATAGCTGCCGGCCGGAGGGAGGGCGGTCGGCCGTCCCCCGGCGAGGGCGGCGCCGTACAGGTGCTGCCATTCGGCGACGGCCGTCATGACCGAGTAGCCGTCGGCGTGGGCGTGGTCCATGGCCACGAACACCGTGGTGGAATCGTCCCGTTCGACGGTCTCCACCACGTGACTGGGTCTGCGGAACGCGCCGACGGCCGCGTCGATGCGGACCTGGAGGCGGCCGGGAATGTCGTCCCCGTCGGAGAGCTTCCCCACCACCGTGTCCCGCACGGACACCGTGGCGGGTGGGATCGAGAAGCGCTCCACCCCGGTGACCGCCATGCGGAAAGCGCTGCGCAGCGTGTCATGGCGTACGACCCAGGCTCGCAGCGTCTCACGGAACGCCTCGGCGTCCAGCGGGCCGGGAAGCTCGAA contains:
- a CDS encoding condensation domain-containing protein encodes the protein MLIATLSECRVRPGLLREWRLDESPFHEAARAAGEAVPASYNQEWHLKSVSKLTERGLGVPPWIGFGFELPGPLDAEAFRETLRAWVVRHDTLRSAFRMAVTGVERFSIPPATVSVRDTVVGKLSDGDDIPGRLQVRIDAAVGAFRRPSHVVETVERDDSTTVFVAMDHAHADGYSVMTAVAEWQHLYGAALAGGRPTALPPAGSYVDFGLDERAAARRIGAGHPAVGHWSRFLEGGGDRLFRFPLDLGVADGELLTHAKLDVRLLDAAEADAVEEVCHLAHGGFLAGLFAGLAAVSYDITGEPVYRTVMPVHTRSRPELLHSMGWYVGLAPVEISLGTAGSFRELVPGAHHSLGTALRSGRVPIVRIAEILGISEELERRMPEVFPFVSFIDTRVIPGVRQWPEWNARTVVRMRTRGSKVNIWVHRTHDGLWLTARYPGTESAETGIADFFDRLRGVLHCVAKTGDHTFDRSPRTMGGTP
- a CDS encoding beta-ketoacyl synthase; this translates as MTRAAVSVTGLGMLTPAGTAAEATWRGVLAGTSTAAPDPALAGLPVDFSCRVPDFRPETHLGDRALWRTDRCTQLAVAAAREAVRDADLDPTTWDGTRVAVIIGTCWSGRRSGEDAHHDLLREGPDTVPPTLVPKVLFNMPAAEVSMALEARGASLGVSSACASGAHAIALGRDLLASGACDVAITGGTDSATTPLLASAFHRMGALSRRRDDPAAASRPFDAGRDGFVLGEGAAVLVLERTADALRRGATPRATLAGCASTCDALHVTAPHPEHRVAEAALTTALQEGGLAPHDIDHINAHGTATLRGDAIEGLLIARVFPHAPAVTSPKGALGHTFGASGAIEAALTVLTLQHQLIPPTANLDAVDPDIPPLDLVTKTAREQRVDAAVSHAFGFGGHNTVLAFRRSPES
- a CDS encoding acyl carrier protein; this encodes MTSTASARETVTAALTGKFEVLPQALRPEQPLAELGLESLDVVELIYTVNRDLGIRIGEDEVTTWNTLGELLALAEARTGCR
- a CDS encoding MFS transporter, with product MTAPTTRTPQGPSWLTRNVKVLCGVSFLQDAASELLYPILPIFLTVTLGAPPAVVGAIEGLAEGAASLTKVAAGRLADRFARRPLIATGYGLAAVGKLLVALATVWPLVLVARVVDRLGKGMRGAPRDALLVDGVPNGQRGRVFGLHRAADTAGAVVGPLTGLALYEGLDHRLRPLFWVAVIPAVASVALVAAVRDPARGGVDEAKAVRTPWRSLPRPYWRVLAALTAFNLINFPDALLLLCAHELGLSTAGVVAAYAVYNLAYAALSYPAGALSDRLSRPLVFATGLAFFAVGYLGLGLIHAHAPWLVFVVLPLYGGFAACTDGVGKAWISTLVPDRQQGTAQGLYQGATGAAILLAGLWAGLAWGADGHVPLLASGAAALALAAALPLLRRSRQVSE